TTAAGCGATGCTCCTTGGCCAGCAACCAAAGACGAACTTATCGACTACGCTATCAGAACTGGAGCACCACTGGAAGTGGTTGAAAATTTACAGTCTATAGAAGATGAAGGTGAGATATATGAATCAATGGAAGAAATCTGGCCTGATTATCCAACAGACGAAGATTATCTTTGGAACGAGGATGAATATTAGAAAATAAATCATGAAAAGTCTCTAATAGAGGCTTTTTTTTATGATACGCATACAAAGGAGTACCTTTACAGAGGCATTCCAGGCTGCTCACGGAGATTTTTAAAAATACAGGATCAGGTTTGCCCCACCCTTGTAGGATTAAGTGTCCGTATTGACGACAGCCACACGAATAAAGAGCATACACTAAAAAATAGAAATACAAATAATTATGAGTTTTATAAACAGCCTACTCAAAGCTTTTGTTGGAGATAAATCCGAGAAAGACGTTAAAGCATCCCAGCCTGTCATTAAAAAAATAAAGGAACTGGAAGCTGCTCTTGCCGCATTGTCCCACGATGAACTAAGAGCCAAAACCATTTACTTCAAAGAAGTAATCCAAAAAGCACGTTCTGAAAAAGATGCGCTTATTTTTTCTAAAAAACAGGAAGTAGAAACTACTGAAGACATTGATAAAAGAGAAGATATCTATCTTGCTATCGATGCTTTGGAAAAAGAAGCTTATGAAATTTCTGAAAAAACGTTGTTGGAGATTCTTCCGGAAGCTTTTGCTGTCGTAAAAGAAACTGCCAAACGATTCAAAGAAAACGACTTCATAACAGTAACAGCAACAGAGAAAGACAGAGAACTTGCTGCGGATAAAAGTTATATCACCCTGGATGGCGAAACTTCCACCTGGGCGAACAAATGGAATGCTGCCGGTAAGGAAATTACCTGGGATATGATTCATTATGATGTACAGCTGATTGGTGGTATGGTACTGCACCAGGGTAAAATTGCAGAGATGCAAACCGGGGAAGGAAAAACACTCGTAGCAACATTACCATTATACCTGAATGCCTTAACGGGAAACGGTGTACACTTAGTAACGGTGAATGATTACCTTGCCAAGCGTGATAGCTCCTGGAAAGCGCCTCTTTTTGAATTCCACGGATTAACGGTAGACTGTATTGACAATCACCAGCCTAACTCACCGGGAAGACGTAAAGCTTATAATGCAGATATCACTTACGGGACAAATAATGAATTTGGTTTTGATTACCTGAGAGATAATATGGCACATACGCCAGAAGAATTGGTACAGCGCAAACATAATTTTGCCATCGTCGATGAGGTCGATTCTGTATTGGTAGATGATGCCAGAACACCATTGATCATTTCAGGCCCGGTACCGCAAGGAGACCGTCATGAATTCAACGAACTGAAACCAAAAGTAGAAAACCTGGTAACATTACAACGCCAGATTGCCAATGCGTTTTTGATTGAAGCTAAAAAACTAATCAAAGACGGGAATACTAAAGAAGGTGGTTTCAACCTTTTGAGATCTTACCGTGCCCTGCCAAGAAATAAAGCCCTGATTAAATTTTTGAGTGAAGAAGGTGTACGCCAGATTCTTCAAAAAACAGAAAACCAATACATGCAGGATAACAATCGTGACATGCACAAAGTGGATGAAGCATTGTATTTTGTAATCGAAGAAAAAAACAACCAGGTAGAGCTTACTGACAACGGTGTTGAATTCCTTTCTAAAGATACCGATGACAGCTTCTTCGTTTTACCGGATATTGGAACTGAAATTGCTGCTATCGAAAAACTAAATCTTTCAAAAGAGGAAGAAGCAGAGCAAAAAGACCAGTTATTCCAGGATTTCGGAATCAAAAGTGAGCGTATCCACACCCTTACGCAGTTGCTAAAAGCATACTCTCTATTTGAAAAAGATGTAGAATACGTAATCATGGACAACAAGATCATGATTGTTGATGAGCAAACCGGACGTATTATGGACGGACGTCGTTATTCCGACGGCTTACACCAGGCCATTGAAGCGAAAGAAAATGTAAAAATTGAAGCCGCTACTCAAACATTTGCTACAGTAACACTACAGAATTACTTCAGAATGTACAGCAAACTTGGTGGTATGACCGGTACAGCTGTTACAGAAGCGGGTGAGCTTTGGGAAATATACAAATTGGATGTTGTTGAAATTCCAACCAACAGGCCGATGTCCCGTAAAGACAAAGAAGATTTAATTTATAAAACTACCCGGGAGAAATTCAATGCGGTAATTGAAGATGTAACACAATTAGCTGCTGCAGGAAGACCGGTACTTATCGGAACTACTTCTGTAGAGATTTCGGAATTATTGAGCCGAATGCTTAAAATGAGAGGCGTTGCCCATAACGTTTTGAATGCTAAAATGCACAAGCAGGAAGCACAGATCGTAGAAGAAGCTGGTAAACCCGGAGTAGTGACTATCGCAACGAATATGGCGGGTCGTGGAACGGATATCAAATTAACGAAAGAAGTGAAAGAAGCAGGCGGTTTGGCTATTATCGGTACAGAACGTCATGATTCCCGCCGTGTTGACCGTCAGTTAAGAGGTCGTGCAGGACGTCAGGGAGATCCGGGAAGTTCCCAGTTCTATGTGTCGCTGGAAGATAACCTGATGCGTTTATTCGGTTCTGAAAGAGTAGCCAAAGTTATGGACCGTATGGGACTAAAAGAAGGCGAAGTGATTCAGCATTCTATGATGACAAAATCAATCGAACGTGCGCAGAAAAAAGTAGAAGAAAACAACTTTGGTGTCCGTAAGCGTTTGCTGGAATATGATGATGTTATGAATGCACAACGTGAAGTGGTATACAAACGTCGTCGTCATGCTCTATTCGGAGAACGTCTGAAAGTGGATATTGCCAATATGATGTATGACACTTGCGAATTGATCGTAGAGAACAATAAAGCCGCTTCTGATTTTAAAAACTTCGAGTTTGAAATCATTCGCTACTTCTCTATCAGTTCTCCTGTTGATGAAGCTGAATTTGGCCGTCTTTCCGAAATGGAAATCACCGGTAAAGTATACAAAGCAGCATTACAGCATTATACTGAAAAAACAGAACGCAACGCAACAGATGCTTTCCCAATCATCAAAAATGTATATGAAAACAATAACGGTCAGTTCGAACGTATTGTAGTACCTTTTACCGACGGGATCAAAACCCTGAATGTGGTAACAGATCT
The Flavobacterium kingsejongi genome window above contains:
- the secA gene encoding preprotein translocase subunit SecA, which codes for MSFINSLLKAFVGDKSEKDVKASQPVIKKIKELEAALAALSHDELRAKTIYFKEVIQKARSEKDALIFSKKQEVETTEDIDKREDIYLAIDALEKEAYEISEKTLLEILPEAFAVVKETAKRFKENDFITVTATEKDRELAADKSYITLDGETSTWANKWNAAGKEITWDMIHYDVQLIGGMVLHQGKIAEMQTGEGKTLVATLPLYLNALTGNGVHLVTVNDYLAKRDSSWKAPLFEFHGLTVDCIDNHQPNSPGRRKAYNADITYGTNNEFGFDYLRDNMAHTPEELVQRKHNFAIVDEVDSVLVDDARTPLIISGPVPQGDRHEFNELKPKVENLVTLQRQIANAFLIEAKKLIKDGNTKEGGFNLLRSYRALPRNKALIKFLSEEGVRQILQKTENQYMQDNNRDMHKVDEALYFVIEEKNNQVELTDNGVEFLSKDTDDSFFVLPDIGTEIAAIEKLNLSKEEEAEQKDQLFQDFGIKSERIHTLTQLLKAYSLFEKDVEYVIMDNKIMIVDEQTGRIMDGRRYSDGLHQAIEAKENVKIEAATQTFATVTLQNYFRMYSKLGGMTGTAVTEAGELWEIYKLDVVEIPTNRPMSRKDKEDLIYKTTREKFNAVIEDVTQLAAAGRPVLIGTTSVEISELLSRMLKMRGVAHNVLNAKMHKQEAQIVEEAGKPGVVTIATNMAGRGTDIKLTKEVKEAGGLAIIGTERHDSRRVDRQLRGRAGRQGDPGSSQFYVSLEDNLMRLFGSERVAKVMDRMGLKEGEVIQHSMMTKSIERAQKKVEENNFGVRKRLLEYDDVMNAQREVVYKRRRHALFGERLKVDIANMMYDTCELIVENNKAASDFKNFEFEIIRYFSISSPVDEAEFGRLSEMEITGKVYKAALQHYTEKTERNATDAFPIIKNVYENNNGQFERIVVPFTDGIKTLNVVTDLEKAYTSNGKQLVSDFEKNITLAIIDEAWKKHLRKMDELKQSVQLAVHEQKDPLLIYKFEAFNLFKKMIDEVNKEAISFLYKGDLPSQNPNNISEAKEVQQENYTITKDEIPNTDEVASKNEAQHTQRQVTETVVRDAPKINRNDTVTIKHVVSGKTEEMKFKKAEALLHSGEWILVD
- a CDS encoding DUF2795 domain-containing protein, coding for MYWTLELASYLSDAPWPATKDELIDYAIRTGAPLEVVENLQSIEDEGEIYESMEEIWPDYPTDEDYLWNEDEY